A portion of the Vicia villosa cultivar HV-30 ecotype Madison, WI unplaced genomic scaffold, Vvil1.0 ctg.000303F_1_1_1, whole genome shotgun sequence genome contains these proteins:
- the LOC131626530 gene encoding cytochrome P450 82A3-like — protein sequence MDFVLSFQNITTIVFLFLLFLLSFFHFRPSKVLNKGKEPPMASGAWPILGHLLVLASSKTPHKTLGTMANKYGPLFTIKLGTNHALVLNNWEMAKECYTINDIAVSSRSKLVAIEHIAYNQASFGFAPYGSYWREMRKIVSIFLSNRRMEQLSHVRVIEVKTSIKELFNVWSSTKNDSGYLLVEMKQWFTKLVFNIVFQTMAGKRYFGDTAVVKEKEAQKVVEALRKFMHMLGVCTMADAIPILRWMKLGVKAMKETAKELDIVLDDWLVEHHKMKGLVEKVESDQDFMDMMISVLDGATINGFDADTINKATTLALILGATDTSTVTLTWVICLLLKNPHALKKVKEELNIHIGEERIINESDIKKLVYLQAVVKETLRLYPPGPLSAPREFTEDCTLGGYHIKKGTRLITNLWKIQTDPSIWPNPLEFRPERFLTTHKDVDVKGQDFELLPFGSGRRICPGISFGLHMIHLTLANFLHSFEISNGSSEPVDMSEVLGMTNEKATPLEIRVKPYFSSKYYETL from the exons ATGGATTTTGTTCTAAGTTTCCAAAATATCACAACAATAGTATTTCTTTTTCTACTATTCCTACTTTCTTTTTTCCATTTTCGTCCTTCCAAAGTTCTTAACAAGGGTAAAGAACCTCCCATGGCCTCAGGTGCATGGCCTATACTAGGTCATCTCTTAGTATTAGCTAGTTCTAAAACTCCACATAAAACCTTAGGCACCATGGCTAACAAATATGGACCCTTATTCACCATAAAACTTGGCACTAACCATGCTTTGGTACTAAACAATTGGGAAATGGCAAAAGAATGTTACACCATAAACGACATCGCAGTTTCGTCTCGTTCGAAACTCGTTGCAATTGAACATATAGCTTATAATCAAGCTAGTTTTGGTTTTGCCCCGTATGGTTCTTATTGGCGCGAAATGCGCAAAATTGTTAGTATATTTCTTTCGAATCGTCGAATGGAACAACTAAGTCATGTTCGAGTTATTGAAGTTAAAACTTCTATTAAAGAGCTTTTTAATGTTTGGTCTAGCACAAAGAATGATTCTGGATACTTGTTGGTGGAGATGAAGCAATGGTTCACCAAGTTGGTATTCAATATAG TTTTTCAAACTATGGCTGGGAAGAGATATTTTGGTGACACAGCAGTGGTAAAAGAGAAAGAGGCACAAAAAGTTGTGGAGGCTTTAAGGAAATTCATGCATATGTTAGGAGTATGTACAATGGCTGATGCTATTCCAATTCTAAGATGGATGAAACTAGGAGTGAAAGCAATGAAAGAAACTGCCAAAGAATTGGACATAGTTTTAGATGATTGGTTAGTGGAACATCATAAGATGAAAGGTTTGGTTGAAAAGGTTGAAAGTGACCAAGATTTTATGGACATGATGATTTCAGTGCTTGATGGTGCCACAATCAATGGGTTTGATGCTGATACCATAAACAAAGCAACAACATTG GCATTAATATTGGGAGCAACTGATACAAGCACAGTTACCCTAACATGGGTAATTTGTTTATTGTTGAAAAATCCCCATGCATTAAAAAAAGTGAAAGAAGAACTCAACATTCATATTGGAGAAGAAAGAATCATAAATGAATCAGACATCAAGAAATTGGTATATCttcaagcagtagtcaaagagaCGCTAAGGTTATATCCTCCAGGTCCTCTTTCCGCGCCTCGCGAATTCACAGAAGATTGTACTTTAGGTGGTTATCATATCAAAAAAGGAACTCGATTAATCACAAATCTTTGGAAAATTCAGACTGATCCAAGTATTTGGCCGAATCCGTTAGAGTTTAGGCCAGAACGATTTCTTACTACTCATAAAGATGTTGATGTTAAGGGTCAAGACTTCGAGTTGTTACCATTTGGGAGTGGTAGAAGGATATGTCCGGGAATATCCTTTGGTCTTCATATGATTCATTTAACTTTGGCTAATTTTTTACACTCGTTTGAAATCTCGAATGGATCTAGTGAACCTGTTGATATGAGTGAAGTTCTTGGAATGACCAATGAAAAAGCTACACCACTTGAGATTAGGGTTAAACCATATTTTTCTTCTAAGTATTATGAAACATTGTGA
- the LOC131626529 gene encoding F-box/FBD/LRR-repeat protein At3g52680-like translates to MSKRLRRSCSTRDMTNDLSRMLPSGWGSKRRLQFYTTKDRISDLPDPILCHILSFLPTKLTVVTSTLSKRWKTIFRHVPSYIMYKPFIKSHHLWSALQCRDPEYPIPLFRLFCNEPEAYNPLITAATQRGVETLELNMLSSTLEKTYLSNILTCKTLTVLKLTNVIIKERDLPRINVSSIKTLHLDTINFIHTSSMINFFLSFPNLEELEINDVHQIFGRRVIPQTSEMNKSLLNLVRANISDIELIPFLCFSRALILNVNEEIQNENEIDDKNWEEPQTIPECLSSQLKTCLIRFYRGTSSELQFAEYVMRNSKVLLAMTIHSSSTIDINTKYQVLQKLSLSLRSCKLVFD, encoded by the exons ATGTCTAAACGGTTGCGAAGATCGTGTTCCACCAGAGATATGACTAATGACCTTTCTCGTATGCTGCCATCGGGATGGGGTTCAAAGAGACGATTGCAATTTTATACTACCAAAGATAGGATTAGCGACCTTCCTGACCCAATTCTCTGTCACATTCTCTCTTTTCTCCCAACCAAATTAACAGTAGTCACTAGCACCCTCTCAAAGAGGTGGAAAACAATATTCCGTCATGTCCCCTCTTACATCATGTACAAACCCTTCATCAAATCCCATCATCTATGGTCAGCTCTTCAATGTCGCGACCCCGAATATCCAATACCGTTATTCCGCCTCTTTTGTAACGAACCCGAAGCTTACAACCCTCTTATCACGGCAGCAACACAAAGAGGAGTCGAAACCCTAGAACTTAACATGTTGTCTTCCACTTTAGAGAAGACCTATCTTTCAAACATACTCACTTGCAAGACTCTCACCGTTCTCAAGTTAACAAACGTAATCATTAAGGAACGAGACCTTCCTCGAATTAATGTTTCTTCTATCAAAACTCTTCATTTGGATACTATTAATTTCATCCATACTAGTTCTATGATCAactttttcttatcctttcccaatCTAGAGGAATTGGAAATAAATGATGTGCATCAAATTTTTGGTAGGCGGGTTATTCCACAAACAAGTGAAATGAATAAAAGTTTACTCAACTTAGTCAGAGCTAATATCTCTGACATTGAACTTATTCCTTTCTTATGCTTTTCCAGGGCACTCATTCTCAATGTAAACGAG gaaatacaaaatgaaaatgaaatcgACGACAAGAATTGGGAGGAGCCACAAACTATTCCGGAATGTCTTTCGTCTCAGCTCAAAACTTGTTTGATTAGATTTTATAGAGGCACAAGCTCTGAGCTACAATTTGCAGAATATGTTATGCGAAATTCAAAAGTATTACTCGCCATGACAATTCACAGCTCCTCTACCATAGATATAAACACAAAGTATCAAGTATTACAGAAACTATCTCTATCTTTAAGGAGTTGTAAACTTGTATTTGATTGA